AAATAACCAGAAAACAAATTCAGTACATAAATGAAGCAATGTCATATGCATTGTTCTGTAAATAACCAGAAAACAAATTCATCTCATGGTTTGTTCAGTACATAAATGAAGCAATGTCATATGCATTGTTCAGTAAATAACCATAAAACAAGTTCATCTCATGCATTGTTCAGTACATAAATGAAGCAATGTGCTGCTAGTTGTCAGCTGTGGATGGTgcattttgactcaaaggcatctCATGTGCATTGTCATCTGCACTGATTTGTTCATTCAAGTCTGGAAATGCATTGAGGTCAATCCTGTCATCACCAAAACACATGTAATACACACTGCCAGGGCCTGTTGCATAGCCTCTTCTTGATCTTCCTCTGGCAACTTGGTGTGCAGATCCACTTGTGCTTGCTTCAGCTGATCTTTTTCTGGTAGATCTCCCCTTCCTCTCCCTCTTTGTTCATCAGTTGATGTTCCCCTTCCCCTTGTTGCTCTTCCTGTGTCAGTACTTCTcccccttcctcttcctctttcttgCTCAGTTGATGCACCCCTTCCCCTTGTTGCAGTTGCTGCTCTTCCTCTTCTTGTTGCTGTAGTTAAATTGTGCCTTCCTACAGGGATGCTTTCTCTAGCTTCTACCACAAAATCACTCTCTGGTAGTGGTTGTTGCACTCTAGCAGGTGGTACATTGTTTGCTGCCTGCATTTTCCATTTTACAGTTAATTATCTGTCATGAATTATTCACTGGAGACAGTTGCAGAAAATTAAATTGTATACCTCTTGGCCCATCATATACACCATGTTATCCAGTGTATTGGAAGGGTCTAGTCGTGGGTCAGGTGCTTGGGGGAATATGCTCTGCAGAGATTAAGACAAAATGGTAAGAGCTTGGCAAAGGCAACCTAGGAACCATAAAAAGCATGCAAGGCCAACCTGCTGAATGACTATGCAATGACAACCAAATGAATGACCATGCAATGACAGTAGGGTGATTTTAAATTGAAGTGAATCTCCTGCCAATGTTACTGTTAACTTGTGAATTTGGTTGTTTTGTACCTAGCTAGTTTCCATATAAATAGCACCTGCTGCTGTGTTGTTAGCAAGAGAAGCAATGGATACCACAGAAGACATAGTGTACCATAGGAGAAGGTCGACTGGTAGCAGTACACAACCTGGAGACATAGTCTACCATAGGAGAAGTGCTAGGGAGTGGGAGTTGGCACATGCTAGGACTAGAAGTGCTAGGGAGCAGGAAGCTGTTGTTGCTTTGGAGCAGCTTGGTGAGTGTGTGGTCAGAACACAAGTCATGGCTTTGCCAACTCCTAGCTTTCCAGGTCAAATTAGAAGGGCTTGTCGACCTGAACAGCCAGAAATGTCTGAGCTGCCAAGAAGAGTGCATGGCATGCATCCTAGGGATGCAAGGAACCAGAACATTTGTTCAGGTGAATTCCCTCCACTTGAACAACTGGAGAGGGCACTGGATGGGCAGTACCTGCATGCACTTGTTCCTCCAACAGTAGAAAAGGAAGTTACTGCTTCCATTGTGCTTTGCAGGGTGAGGAAGGCAGTGAAGAAATGGTTCAGGAAGGTCAAGAAGGCAGGGAAGAAGTAGACTGTAGGTTGTAGAAGCATGTGTTATGCAATGTGTTCTGTAATGAGTTCTTCTGTAATTGTGTTATGCAATAAAGTGTGTTGTTGTTCCTAACCTGAATAATTTCTGGGATGTCATAGTCTTCATCTTCCTGGATAATTCCAtcctgttgttgttgcacttgatCTTGCACAAATTTCAGGTGCCCTCTCTTGTTGTGATCAGCTTTCCCACAAACAGAGCAATGGATTGTCACACCAGCTTTggtaaataattttactccttttTTCATCTTCTCTTCTGGTGCTTGTCTTCTGTTTTTCTTGGGTCTACCCATAACCTTTGTGAACAGAGGTGGATGCACAACTGGTGCACTGACTTTTTCCCAGAATACTCTTCCTCTAAGTGGGACCAAGTTGAAGCTATATGCTCTCTTGTATGTATTAACAGTGTAACAACTGTGCACAAGGGATTCAGGATTTTTCCTATCTGTTCTGCAACAAGCAATGGCATGATGACATGGTATACCTGTTAATTGCCATCTTCTACAATCACATGTTTTCCCCTTCAGGTCAACACAGTAACTTCTTTCCAGCTCATGAGATTGGACAGAGAATAGGTGATTTCCTGCTGGTTTAACAATGCAGTTCAAACTCCATTCAGTTAACTTGTCCATTTTCTTCTTAATTTTAGGACAGATCCTTCCATGCCATTTTGCTGCATCCATCTGTTTGGACAAGTTTCTCTGCATCTGCTTGTGGAATAGCATGTCAAGCATTGACAACACAGGATTTTCTCTAGCTGCCAATATATAGCTGTTGAAAACTTCAGAGTGGTTATTCAGCAGCATGTCACACTTGCAAAAATCTGAGAAAAATGCTTTGATCCAAGTGTTTGGTTGGAGTTCTTCTACCCACTCATATGCTTGCTCACTGTCCACTTTCAGTTTGTCCATATTTGTTTGCCATTTTGGAATGTTGGTTGATCTAGCAATTGCCCACATGTCATTCTTAAGTGTCTCACCTCTATGGCCTGCCTTCTGGAAATTTTGAATCATATGCCTAACACAGAATCTATGCTCAGCATCAGGGAAAACCTTCTGAACTGCATTAATCAATCCCTTCTGCCTATCACTCATTATAGTCCATCAAGATGTGTTACTAATGTTCAAGTCATCCCTCAAGGTTGTCAGAAACCACTCACATGCACTTGTGCATTCTACCTCAACCATGCCCATAGCAATGGGGAAAATGCAGTCATTTGGGTCAATGCCAACTGCAGTTAACAGTACTCCCTTGTACCTTGTCTTAATGTGGCAACCATCAATGCAAATAAGTGGCCTGCATCCACTGAGAAAACCTCTTTTGCAGGCATCATAAGACCAATACATTGTTGCCAAATGTTCCTTGACAATGCCACTGCTTGGATCTTTGACAGAATTAGTTGATAGAAAGAATGTGCTTCCTGGATTAGCTCTCTTTAGCTCTTGGCCATAATCCCTTAGTACACTGAATTGTGCTTCCTCATTGCCATGGATTTCCAGCAGAGCTTCTTTTCTTGCTCTTCCAAGCTTCCACCTATCAGGGCACATGTTGAACTCTCTTTGCACCTTAGCAGCAAATGTTTGCAGATCCATTTTTTGGTTGTCCCTGAATTCATCAATGAACTTCTTGCATAGAAACCTAGCAGTAAGTGCCCTCATTTCATAGACTCTCTCACACCTGTGCTCATCTTCATAAGCTGTTACCACAAAACCACCTGATCTCTGAAAATCAGTGCCAACCTTGAGAAACCATGGACACCCTTCATCACATACTGCATGAACTCTTGCTCTGTTATTTTTTATTTTCCTTATCTTCACTCTGTTCCTGATGCTGTATGCATTGACTGCTTGTCTAACCTCCTCTATGTCTGCAAACTTCATCCCTATTTTAAATACAGGAGAATCCATGTCAACCTCTGGATTGAATTCCTTGAACTTTAGCTGCAGCTGCTACCTTTCATCATCTACCAAATGGAGGTCTCTATCATCTAGTGCATCTTCATTTTCAGTTTCTACAAACACAGCTCTCTCATTGTTGTCATTCACACTGCTGTCAACATTATCAATGAACAGATCATCATCTCCTTCCTCTGCATCATAGTCACTGTCATATATCTCAAAGTCACTTCCACTGTCAGAGTCATCATCCAAATCAGCCAGAGTTTGTTGCTCAATTGTCTCAACAGCTACAAGTGATGCCTCAGATAGGGCAGGTCTTGACCCAGATGAAGCTGGTCTAGCAAGTGATGGAGCTGGTCTAGCAAGTGATGGAGCTGGTCTAGCAACTGATCGAGCAGGTCTAGCAACTGATGGAGTTGGACTAGCAACTGTTGGAGCTGGTCTTGTCATTGCTGCTCTTGCAACATTTTGCCTCACAAGCTCAGCCCTAATAGTTCCAAGAAAATCTGTGTGATCCACAAATATGGCCAGAGTGTTATCAGTACCAGCTGCTTTCCTCATCTCACTCAGGTCTGCATCACTGACAATTGGTAGCAAACCATCTTTCAGATTTTTTCCAGGAAACAACCAATACACATGTACTTTATGATCCCTCAAACAGCCAAGCATTCCCAGAATTTCATCAAGTACTATGTTGGACCAACTATGAGCACTGAGATAATCAAACACTGAAACTGTATCATCAACATACTGCAGCCTTTCTCCCAATCCACAGAAAAATCCATTGTGGCATACTTCTAAAGAGAAGTACCCTGAACCACTTACATTATGCACCACTGAAATCAAACAATGATAAATTAATGCTATCTCATGCACACACAAAGATTGGCAAACAAATACAGTCAGACAGAGCATGTAACACTTGCAGTCATAAAATTCAGAGTTAAGGATTCTACAAACGAGCAGAATTTTGAAACTTTTTGATTCTACTCCATGCACAGGGGTTAAACTAAGCTAAACAACACACAATATGCAGCAATGGTGCTTTTGATTATCACATTGAACGAAAACAATGCCATGTTCTTCCGCAAATAGTCGGCTACAAATGGCCAATGCAACCCACGGATTTGACTCCTATCAGCTGCTCTTGAACAAGTCGACGATGGTGCTTATACGGGGCCCATGACGCAAGGATTTGACGGACCTCCGAATCCATGGCGTCGACGGGCGCTACGGTGCCGGCGGCGAATACAACGCACAGGGAGACAGAGGAGGGACTCGAGGAATAGCATACCGTAGGGAGGTGGATCCTCGTTCCACATCCGCTCGCGCAGCTCCGACGGCATGACGGCGGCGCGACAGCTTCTCACGGCGGCGCGGAGACGACAGGGAGCAGAACTGGACGACGCGCGGAGACGACGCGCGGAGAAGACGCCTAAATCAGCGCGGGGGAGGGGGCATCGGCGATGGTTCAGGCCGACCGGGGGGCTAACTGCAAAACCATCCATGCATCAACGTGCGTTCCGATTGGCCACCTGGCATCCACGGATCGCCTCCTGATTGGTCAGGACCAAACCATCACGCAAATCACAAGTTTGTGGACGGCGGTCTCACGGTTTGCAAGTTTGTGTACCAAACTATCACATTGGGTGCAAGATGGTGGACTTCGGGTGTAATTTACTCATTTCTATAAGTAGTGTTTGACTCACAGAAAAAACAAAGAAATTGTAACATGAGGCATGCGTGGGTGAAGATTTATCACATGGCTTAGGCATACTGTTTAAAAGTGGGTGAAGATTTTCCTATAAAACATAGAGCAATGCAATCCTCTTGGAAAATTTCGGATGCATCCTAAGGATTTCAATCGTACAAATCAAACGTTACACATAGTTGAAAATCctacaaaaaaaaattatgacATTCATGAAAAATCCTACAAAATTTCTATGgcattcctttgaatcaaacgATCCTTGAGGTCCGTACATGACTCTGTTGGAGCGACATTTTTTTACTTTTTAGGGGTTTGACGATTTCTAAgatttgagggtcaatttaggggaaCACTCGAGATGCTGTAATAATCCCCTTTTTTATCATCATCCATGCCCTTGTTGAATTTACTAGTCAAACCCACTAAAGGAGCTTGCCAAGGATATTTGGAGAGAAAAACACACACAAAATGATTGGTCGGCTAGCATACACATCTACTTATTATCTTTCTTCAAATTTACTAAATGGTTCCTTGAGCTGATTAACACCCAAACGGCAAATTGCCTTTGAAATGATTTTGAACGAAATAGGAAAATCCATTTGGCTAATTGAAAAATGATCTGCAAGAAGAACAATATGGGGAACCTGGCATTCTAGATCTTGCCAATGTCAACCTATGTCTCCTTAGTTCTTAGGTCAAAGGATATAGTGCTTATCTGTATACTGGCAATTTATATATGAATAATATTATCCTGACACTATGGACCCACTTACTAGAACCTGACGACAATTGGGATCAAATTCACATTTGACCCatgatttaaaaaaatgaaactgTTGAACAATAGAGGCCACGGGCCAAAAAGTAAAAAGGCCGAAATGTTGGATCGGCCCATGTAACTGAACCAAATTGACATAAATGATGAATAGGTTGAATTGTTGGGCTATGCCCAACTAAATTACCAAACTGGACCAGGCTGATTTTGATTTAGAATATTTTGATTTGGTCATAATTTTGCCACATAGGATTGGCCACGTTGGATCTGACGTGGATATGCTAGACCGCTCATGACCAAATTTTTGGTCATATGGTCTGTGACCATCAATTTTGGTCGTAGCCCTCTACGACCATTCACAAATAAAGATGTGAGCCGTCAGTGACGCTCAACTGTCAACCAATATATTTTTTGGTCAAAACAAGGTCATAAATGGTTGGCAGTGACCATCTAGCGACCAATATGGATGGTCGCAAGTTAACATATTtcttttagtgtatgatgatttaaTATTCTTGAAAACCAAGGATGGTGCAAGAGCCGAAAGTATGAGAGCCACATCATCGCACCTGCACTCTGGGATTTCTACATGTATGTATACAATTCATCACTTCTTCTCTCACAACATCGAAACGGTTTGGGCCTTATCCGTTACTCGTGGTTTCGGAGAAATATTCGATCTCTAATTTATTTTTGAGGAAAAGGCAGTCGACTCTATCATCCGATTAGATAGATAGAAGAAGTTTATGTACAGAAAACGACGATGTGAACGCAAGGTTCACAGTGCCCTCGGCACCCGCACACCCTATCCACACCACAAACCTATAGCTGATGGCCTCCATGGTCCTAGTTGTGGGCGTAAGCCCGCTGCGCGATCTCTTCTCTCACCAATACCGCCACCACGCCAGGCTGCTTTGCGACATTGTTGAAGACGTGCCTGT
This Lolium perenne isolate Kyuss_39 chromosome 1, Kyuss_2.0, whole genome shotgun sequence DNA region includes the following protein-coding sequences:
- the LOC127334528 gene encoding uncharacterized protein, which encodes MDSPVFKIGMKFADIEEVRQAVNAYSIRNRVKIRKIKNNRARVHAVCDEGCPWFLKVGTDFQRSGGFVVTAYEDEHRCERVYEMRALTARFLCKKFIDEFRDNQKMDLQTFAAKVQREFNMCPDRWKLGRARKEALLEIHGNEEAQFSVLRDYGQELKRANPGSTFFLSTNSVKDPSSGIVKEHLATMYWSYDACKRGFLSGCRPLICIDGCHIKTRYKGVLLTAVGIDPNDCIFPIAMGMVEVECTSACEWFLTTLRDDLNISNTS